GGCTTCCTGATCAGGTAGTGGACTTCCATGCTCGTCCCTTGGCCTCCAGGGTTCTTGCCGCCACCAGGATGGCCAGGCTGAGGAAAAGGAGTACCGCGGCTGCCCTGGAGGCTTCCTCGAAGCGTAGGGCTTGCACCAGGTCGTAGATATAGATGCTCACCATCTGGGTTTTCCCCGGGATGGAACCACCCACCATGAGGACCACTCCGAACTCCCCCAGGGTGTGGGCGAAGGCCAAAAGGGTCCCTGAGAGCAACCCAGGCCAGACCAAGGGCAGCACCACCCGTCCCCAGGTCTTCCAGGGGGGGACCCCCAGGGTTCGGGCTACCTCCAAAAGGTTCCGGTCCAGGGCCAAAAAGGCCTCCCGGTAGGCGGTGAGGGCGAAGGGCAGGCTGAAGAGGACGCTGGCGAGGACCAGCCCCTCGAGCCGGAAGGCCCAGGAAAGCCCGGTAAGCTTGCGCCAAAGCCCCTCCGGCCCCAGGAAGAGGAGGAGGTAAAACCCCAGCACCGTGGGCGGAAGAACCAGGGGTAGGAGGAAGATGGCCTCCAGAATGGATTTGCCTGGGAAGCGGCGGAAGGCCAGGAGCCAGGCCAGAGGAACTCCCAGAAGGAGGAGAATTAGGGAGGCGGCCATCGCCACCACCAGGGAGAGCTTCAGGGAGGTCCAGAAGAGGGGCTCCGGCATCTACTCCCCCGGGAGAAGGAAGCCGTAGCGCTTAAAAATGGCTCGGGCCTCGGGGCTTCCCACGAAGGTGTAAAAGGCCAAGACCTCGGGTCGCCTGCGACCTTTCAGGATCACATAGTCCTGCTCCAAGGTGAGGTGGCTTTCCAAGGGGGCGAGCCAGTACACCCCGGGGCGGGAAAGGCTTTCGTGCACCGCCAGGGAAAGGGCTAGGATACCCGCCTGGGTGGCGGTGAGGGCCAGCTGGGCGGTGTGGGAGATGTTCTCCCCGTAGACGAACTGGAAGCTGGCCTTGCCCTGCCGCAGGGGGCTGGCATCCCAGTAGGCCTCCACCCCCTGGGAGAGGCGCTCCCAGGGAATCTCCTCCCAGGAAAGGTTGGGAAAGGGTTTCTTCAGGCCAGGGACCGGGGCATTGGTCCGGCGCCTTAGAAGGCCGTAATGTTCCAGCAGGGTGATAGCGGCCCGGCCGTAAGGAGCATGCACCGGGTTGGCGATGGCGAGCCGGGTGATCCTGAGGTTCTTGAGGGCTTCAGGGCTCGGGTTTAACCCCAGCCTGCGGTCCAGCCAGATGACCATGCGTCCGATGGCGTAGGACCTGCGGGTTCCGGCCTCTGCTAGGCCTTTTTTTTCCAGGAGCTCGGGGTAGAGCTTTTCCGCGGAGAAGTACAGGTCCGCCTCGAGGCCCTGGGTGAGCTGGGTGTAGAACTTCCCCGAGGAGCCGAAGCTTAGCAAGACCCGTGTCCCCGGGTTCCTGGCCTCAAAGGCGTGGGTTACTTCCTTTAAGGCATACTGCAGGTCGGCGGCCGCCACCACCTGGACCGTCCTCTGTGCCCAAGCCAGGGCAAAGGCCAGCACCGAGGACAGGAACAGCACCTTTTTGTTCACCCTTACCTCCTTTGCAACCGCGGCAGGCGGCAGGGTTACCCCCACCACCCCGGGGCCATAAGCCCGGCCCGGAAGGCCCAGGGGGTCTATCCGGGCTCGGAGGCTAAGGGGATGCTAGCCCGCGGGCTCATCCCATGTCAACGAGGGCTCGGGGTTGCATAAGTTTGCAAGGATGCGGTATCCTATAAGCCTCATGGTGGGAGACGCCCTCACCCGGCCCAAGGATCTTTTGGACTTCTCGGCCTACGGTCGCCAGGAGATCGAGGAACTTTTGGCCTTGGCGGAGAGGCTGAAGAGGGAGCGCTACCGCGGGGAGGACCTCAAGGGAAAAGTCCTGGCCCTTCTTTTCGAGAAGCCCTCCTTGCGCACCCGCACCACCCTCGAGGTGGCCATGCTGCACCTGGGAGGGTATGCCATCTACCTGGACCAGAAACAGGTGGGCATCGGCGAGCGCGAGCCTGTGAGGGATGTAGCCAAGAACCTGGAGCGCTTCGTGGAGGGGATCGCCGCCCGCGTATACCGGCACGGGACCGTGGAGGAACTCGCTCGCCACGCCCGCATCCCGGTGATCAATGCCCTTTCCGACCGGGCCCATCCCTTGCAGGCTCTGGCGGACCTCCTCACCTTGAAGGAGGCCTTCGGGGGATGGGAGGGCCTCGAGGTGGCCTGGGTGGGGGATGGGAATAACGTGTTGAACTCCCTTCTTGAGGTGGCTCCCCTTGTGGGCCTTAGGATGCGGGTGGCCACGCCAAGGGGGTATGAGCCGGATCCCGGCCTTTTGCAGAAGGCGGGGGCCTTCTTGACCCACGATCCCAAGGAAGCCGCCTTGGGAGCCCATGCCCTTTACACCGATGTCTGGACCAGCATGGGCCAGGAGGCGGAGCGGGAAAGGCGGCTCAGGGATTTCAATGGGTTCCAGGTAAACGGGGAACTCTTGAAGCTCCTGCGGCCTGAGGGCATCTTCCTCCATTGCCTTCCGGCCCACTACGGTGAGGAAACCACCGAGGAGGCGGTGCACGGGCCGCGGAGCCGGGTCTTTGACCAGGCGGAAAACCGTCTCCACACCGCTAAGGCCGTCCTCCTGTGCCTGCTAAGCTAGGGGTATGGTCCGGCCCTACCGCTTCTCCCTCGAGGAGTTTCTGCGGCTTCCCCTGCCGGAGCGGGGTGTGGAGCTTTTGAGGGGGGAGATATACCAGATGGCACCTATTGGATCCCGTCATGCGGATTTGGTGGATCGGTGGGCAGAAGTGCTCCTTCGCACCTTTTCGGGCAGGGCCCGGGTGCGGATACAAGGTCCTTTCGCTATTCCGCCAGACACCTATCTGGAACCCGATCTCCTTCTGTGCCAGTTGAAGGATTACCGGGAGCGCTATCCTGTTCCCGATGAGGTGCTCTTGGCAATAGAGGTCGCGGACACCAGCTTGGAATACGACTTAGGAAGAAAGGTTCCCCTTTACGCCCAGGGAGGAGTTCTGGAGGTTTGGGTACAGGATTTAACTCAGGGCCGCCTCTTGGTCTTCCGGGGTCCTGCGGGCGACCACTACCGGGAGCAGCTTTGGCTTTCCCCTGGGGAAAAACTGGCTCCCTTGGCCTTCGCTGACATCCCTTTGGAGGTGCCGTGGTAAGGGTGGGGATCATCGGGGCCTCGGGGTATGGGGGAGGGGAGCTGATTCGCCTCCTTAAGGCTCACCCCGGGGTGGAGCTGGTAGGGTTTAGCAGCCGTAAACACGAGGGGAAACCCCTTTCCTCCGCCTGGCCCCAGCTATGGGATGAGGGGCTTTTTGCCACCCTGGAGGACGTACTGGAGCGAGCTGAGGTGGTCTTTTTGGCCTTGCCCAACGGGCTTGCCATGGAGCTTGCTCCCAGGGCCTTGAAGGAGGGCAAACGGGTCATAGACCTCTCCGGGGACTTCCGGCTTCCCCCGGAGGTTTACGAATCCTGGTACGAGATCCCTCACAAGAGCCCAGGGCTTTACCGGGAGGCGGTCTATGGCCTTCCCGAGTTGCATCGGGAGGAGCTTGGAGGTGCGCGCCTGGTGGCCAACCCCGGTTGTTACGTGACGGCCACCACCTTGGCCTTGGCCCCTCTGGCGGCGGAAGGTGCCCTGCGGGGGGCCTTTGTGGTGGGTCTAAGCGGGGTCTCCGGGGCGGGCAGGGAGGGGGAGGGTACCTTTTTTGCCGAGGTGAACGAGAACCTTAAGCCCTACAAGGTGGGGGGTGTCCATCGCCATATACCGGAGATGGAAAGGAACCTGGGCCGCCTTTTGGCCCAGGGGCGCCCGGTGCGCACCCATGGGCCCCTGGGAGAGGTGCGCCTTTCCTTCGTCCCCCACCTGGTGCCCATGACCCGGGGCATCTTGGTCACGGTGGAGGCGGAGGTGGAAGGGAACTGGAACCAAAAGGCCCTGGACGAGCTTTACCAGGACTTCTACGCCCAAGAACCTTTTGTGCGGATCACCGAGGCCTTGCCGGAAACCAAGGGCACCTATGCTTCCAACCGGGTGGATGTGAAG
This sequence is a window from Thermus antranikianii DSM 12462. Protein-coding genes within it:
- a CDS encoding Uma2 family endonuclease, which gives rise to MVRPYRFSLEEFLRLPLPERGVELLRGEIYQMAPIGSRHADLVDRWAEVLLRTFSGRARVRIQGPFAIPPDTYLEPDLLLCQLKDYRERYPVPDEVLLAIEVADTSLEYDLGRKVPLYAQGGVLEVWVQDLTQGRLLVFRGPAGDHYREQLWLSPGEKLAPLAFADIPLEVPW
- the argC gene encoding N-acetyl-gamma-glutamyl-phosphate reductase; protein product: MGIIGASGYGGGELIRLLKAHPGVELVGFSSRKHEGKPLSSAWPQLWDEGLFATLEDVLERAEVVFLALPNGLAMELAPRALKEGKRVIDLSGDFRLPPEVYESWYEIPHKSPGLYREAVYGLPELHREELGGARLVANPGCYVTATTLALAPLAAEGALRGAFVVGLSGVSGAGREGEGTFFAEVNENLKPYKVGGVHRHIPEMERNLGRLLAQGRPVRTHGPLGEVRLSFVPHLVPMTRGILVTVEAEVEGNWNQKALDELYQDFYAQEPFVRITEALPETKGTYASNRVDVKPLYEARTGRVMVFAALDNLVKGMAGQAVQNLNLMLGLPEETALPREGLWP
- the modA gene encoding molybdate ABC transporter substrate-binding protein, producing MNKKVLFLSSVLAFALAWAQRTVQVVAAADLQYALKEVTHAFEARNPGTRVLLSFGSSGKFYTQLTQGLEADLYFSAEKLYPELLEKKGLAEAGTRRSYAIGRMVIWLDRRLGLNPSPEALKNLRITRLAIANPVHAPYGRAAITLLEHYGLLRRRTNAPVPGLKKPFPNLSWEEIPWERLSQGVEAYWDASPLRQGKASFQFVYGENISHTAQLALTATQAGILALSLAVHESLSRPGVYWLAPLESHLTLEQDYVILKGRRRPEVLAFYTFVGSPEARAIFKRYGFLLPGE
- the modB gene encoding molybdate ABC transporter permease subunit, with the protein product MPEPLFWTSLKLSLVVAMAASLILLLLGVPLAWLLAFRRFPGKSILEAIFLLPLVLPPTVLGFYLLLFLGPEGLWRKLTGLSWAFRLEGLVLASVLFSLPFALTAYREAFLALDRNLLEVARTLGVPPWKTWGRVVLPLVWPGLLSGTLLAFAHTLGEFGVVLMVGGSIPGKTQMVSIYIYDLVQALRFEEASRAAAVLLFLSLAILVAARTLEAKGRAWKSTT
- the argF gene encoding ornithine carbamoyltransferase, translated to MVGDALTRPKDLLDFSAYGRQEIEELLALAERLKRERYRGEDLKGKVLALLFEKPSLRTRTTLEVAMLHLGGYAIYLDQKQVGIGEREPVRDVAKNLERFVEGIAARVYRHGTVEELARHARIPVINALSDRAHPLQALADLLTLKEAFGGWEGLEVAWVGDGNNVLNSLLEVAPLVGLRMRVATPRGYEPDPGLLQKAGAFLTHDPKEAALGAHALYTDVWTSMGQEAERERRLRDFNGFQVNGELLKLLRPEGIFLHCLPAHYGEETTEEAVHGPRSRVFDQAENRLHTAKAVLLCLLS